The following proteins are encoded in a genomic region of Syntrophorhabdaceae bacterium:
- a CDS encoding universal stress protein, with translation MFSPKTILVPTDFSEYSDKALQHATDIARQNNARIYLLHVIGVTQQCIVDYCIDKQMVDQLEQQSIDSAKEMIRKQLDKLKEAESVEIVPDIRKGTPYEEILKEQEDKKMDLIVIASHGKTGLLSHLIGSVAEKVSRAARCPVLLVRS, from the coding sequence ATGTTTTCGCCAAAAACAATTCTTGTACCAACAGATTTTTCCGAATACTCGGACAAAGCCCTGCAGCATGCAACAGACATCGCAAGACAAAACAATGCCAGGATCTATCTTTTGCACGTTATCGGGGTAACCCAGCAGTGTATCGTTGACTACTGTATTGATAAACAGATGGTAGACCAACTGGAGCAGCAAAGTATTGATTCAGCGAAAGAGATGATCCGGAAACAGCTCGACAAGTTGAAGGAAGCAGAATCAGTAGAAATTGTCCCGGATATCAGAAAGGGCACTCCATACGAAGAGATCTTGAAAGAACAGGAAGACAAAAAGATGGATCTGATCGTAATTGCGTCACATGGAAAGACGGGGCTGCTAAGTCATCTCATCGGCAGTGTCGCGGAAAAGGTTTCAAGGGCGGCCAGGTGTCCCGTGTTGTTGGTACGAAGTTAA